The bacterium nucleotide sequence GGAGTAGGGCGTGTAGATTTAGTTGAAAACCGCTTTGTAGGCATGAAAAGCCGCGGTGTTTACGAAACTCCTGGTGGCACTATTTTGCATGTGGCTCACCGGGCTATTGAGTCGCTCACCCTCGACCGTGAAGTGCTTCATTTGCGTGACACCCTTATCCCCAAGTATGCAAGCCTAGTGTACAACGGTTTTTGGTATGCTCCCGAGCGCGAAATGCTCCAAAACATGATTGACGACTCACAAAAAAATGTGAGCGGAACCGCCCGTATTAAATTATACAAGGGCAATGTAACCCTTTTGGGTCGTAAATCGGTTAAAACACTTTTTAATCAAGAATTAGCTACTTTTGAGAAAGATAACGTATATCGTCAGGCCGATGCAGAAGGCTTTATCAAGCTAAATGCCCTGCGTTTGCGTATGCGTAAGCTATCGGGCCAATCATAGGCCTTAAATTTAGAATTTTTAACTTTAAATATTAATAAAACCCTATATAAAAGGCTTAATCCATGAAGTCTTTTATATCAAAAGTTATTGTCTTTATTGGTGTTTCCTTTTGCTTAGCACCTACCGCTTTTTCTAAAACGCTTGTTCTCAATTTTGCCCAGTGTGCCGACATGGCACTTCATAATAACGAGCAAATAAAAGCTGCCGATCAAGACATTAAACTTTCTAAAGCCAAACTATCGCAAGCCAAGCCAGGGATGATTCCGGTTGTTAAATACGAGCATCGCTTAGCGCCTGTTCCGGGTGATATTGACGATTCGGCCGGTAGTTTTTTTGGTGGAGATATCAGTATTTTTAACAATTTTAAAATTGAAATGGGTAGTGCTGTAAGTAGTTTTGGGAAAATTAAAACAGCACAGGAATTGGCTAAAATTGGAATTAATGCTTCTTGGTTTCAAAAAAGTAAAAAAGCCGATGAAATAATTTTAAAAACCTATCAAATTTACCAAGGTATTTTGCTAGCTCGTGAACTCAATCATTTAACAGATGAAGCAACCGACGCCATTCAGAAAAAAGTAAAAGCATTAGAAAATGACCAAGTTAAAGATCAACTTACAATTTTAAAATTAAAAATAGCGCTTATTGAAATTCAAAAACAGTCTTTAGAAGCTAAAAAGAACGAAAAATTGGCTTTGGAGGCCCTAAAAGTACAGCTCAATCTTGATCCTACTCAAAATATAGCATTAGCTGATGGGACTCTAACACGCTCTGCCTATTCAGTAAGAAGCCTCGATTACTACCTTCAAAAATCTAAATCATCCATGCCCGATTACAAATTACTTCAAGCTGGTGTGAGTGCCAAAGAAAAGCAGATTAAACTTGAAAAATTAAACTATGCTCCCAATTTGGGTGTCGGTGCTTTTTTTGATGTGGGACGGGCTCCGGGGATTACCGGTGGCGGAGACGAAAATAATTTTACCAATCCTTTTAATTTTACTAAGGCTGGTATTGGTTTACAGTTAAAGGGCGAGTTAGATGTTGTTAAAACAAAATCAAAAATTAACCAAGCTAAAGCCGATTATTTGCAAACCAGCTACAAACGCAATGCCGCTCTTCAGGGATTGGAGCTTGATGTAAAAAAAACGTATCTTACTGTACAGCAAAACAAAACGGTTTTAGATTATGTATCTGAAGAAAAAAAATCGTCACGGCAGATGGTTTTTTTAACTAAAAGTAACATGGATATTGGGGTAGGGGATCAAAAAGATTATGTTGATGCACTTCAGTCTTATATGACCTATC carries:
- a CDS encoding TolC family protein; the protein is MKSFISKVIVFIGVSFCLAPTAFSKTLVLNFAQCADMALHNNEQIKAADQDIKLSKAKLSQAKPGMIPVVKYEHRLAPVPGDIDDSAGSFFGGDISIFNNFKIEMGSAVSSFGKIKTAQELAKIGINASWFQKSKKADEIILKTYQIYQGILLARELNHLTDEATDAIQKKVKALENDQVKDQLTILKLKIALIEIQKQSLEAKKNEKLALEALKVQLNLDPTQNIALADGTLTRSAYSVRSLDYYLQKSKSSMPDYKLLQAGVSAKEKQIKLEKLNYAPNLGVGAFFDVGRAPGITGGGDENNFTNPFNFTKAGIGLQLKGELDVVKTKSKINQAKADYLQTSYKRNAALQGLELDVKKTYLTVQQNKTVLDYVSEEKKSSRQMVFLTKSNMDIGVGDQKDYVDALQSYMTYQGYEYQAIYNYNVALSELRAKAGDFYNTTSISDKIM